A single window of Micrococcaceae bacterium Sec5.1 DNA harbors:
- the thrC gene encoding threonine synthase — protein sequence MAHQWRGVIREYADRLPVTEATKVITLGEGGTPLVHAQKLSELTGSQVYLKVEGMNPTGSFKDRGMTMAMTAAVEAGAKAVVCASTGNTSASAAAYATAAGLKCAVLVPEGKISMGKLSQAIAHGATLLQVDGNFDNCLDIARKLGESYPVFLVNSVNPARIQGQKTGAFEVVDSLGDAPDIHVLPVGNAGNITAYWKGYKEYSAPFETANGTLPAVSTKTPIMWGFQAAGAAPFVAGHPITEPDTIATAIRIGNPASWDTAVAARDESGGLIEAVTDEEILDAHRWLSSKEGVFVEPGSAAGVAGLIKKHAAGEVPSGKTIVITVTGHGLKDPQWALRTEDGSDVQPVKVSNDVVTVAAELGLEEK from the coding sequence GTGGCTCACCAATGGCGCGGAGTAATCCGCGAATACGCTGATCGTTTGCCTGTAACGGAAGCCACCAAGGTCATCACCCTCGGCGAGGGCGGCACGCCGCTCGTCCACGCTCAGAAGCTTTCCGAGCTGACCGGCTCCCAGGTGTACCTGAAGGTCGAGGGAATGAACCCCACGGGTTCATTCAAGGACCGCGGCATGACCATGGCGATGACGGCAGCAGTCGAAGCCGGCGCCAAAGCCGTTGTATGTGCTTCCACCGGAAACACCTCCGCCTCGGCCGCCGCTTACGCGACAGCCGCCGGCCTCAAGTGCGCCGTGCTGGTCCCCGAGGGCAAGATCTCCATGGGCAAGCTCAGCCAGGCGATCGCGCATGGCGCCACCCTCCTGCAGGTGGACGGCAACTTCGATAACTGTCTGGATATCGCCCGCAAGCTTGGCGAGTCCTACCCGGTCTTCCTGGTGAACTCGGTCAACCCTGCCCGTATCCAAGGCCAGAAGACCGGTGCCTTCGAAGTTGTGGACTCCCTGGGCGATGCCCCGGACATCCATGTTCTGCCGGTCGGCAACGCCGGAAACATCACTGCCTACTGGAAGGGATACAAGGAGTACTCCGCCCCCTTCGAGACCGCCAACGGCACACTGCCGGCCGTGTCCACCAAGACACCCATCATGTGGGGATTCCAGGCTGCAGGTGCAGCGCCGTTCGTTGCAGGGCACCCGATCACTGAGCCGGACACCATTGCCACTGCCATCCGCATCGGCAACCCGGCATCATGGGACACTGCCGTCGCTGCCCGCGACGAATCCGGTGGCCTGATTGAAGCTGTCACGGATGAGGAAATCCTGGACGCCCACCGTTGGCTCTCCTCCAAGGAAGGCGTCTTTGTCGAGCCCGGCTCTGCTGCCGGCGTGGCAGGCCTGATCAAGAAGCACGCTGCTGGTGAGGTTCCGTCCGGCAAGACTATCGTCATCACCGTTACCGGCCACGGACTGAAGGACCCGCAGTGGGCCCTCCGCACGGAGGACGGCAGCGATGTCCAGCCGGTCAAGGTTTCCAATGACGTCGTTACCGTTGCCGCGGAACTGGGACTGGAAGAAAAATAA
- the prfA gene encoding peptide chain release factor 1, which produces MFESVQGLLDEHAAIQAQLSDPAVYADQSAARKLGRRSAQLQGIVEAYNKWRGLNDDLEAAKEMADEDPEFAAEVVQLEEQIPAAQERLRRLLIPRDPDDARNVILEVKGGEGGDEAALFAGDLLRMYMRYAESRGWKTEMISANESDLGGYKDVAVAIKGNSNDPAEGVFARLKFEGGVHRVQRVPVTESQGRIHTSAAGVLVLPEVDEPEELEINQNDLKIDVYRSSGPGGQSVNTTDSAVRITHLPTGIVVAMQNEKSQLQNREAGMRVLRARLLAHQQEQIDAANSEQRKSQIRTMDRSERIRTYNFPENRIADHRTGYKAYNLDAVMNGDLEPVIQSAIEADEQSRLDALGE; this is translated from the coding sequence ATGTTTGAGTCCGTACAGGGATTGCTTGATGAGCATGCTGCTATCCAGGCGCAGTTGAGTGATCCTGCTGTTTATGCCGATCAGTCTGCTGCCCGGAAATTGGGGCGGCGTTCTGCGCAGCTCCAGGGCATTGTGGAGGCGTACAACAAATGGCGCGGGCTCAATGACGATTTGGAAGCTGCCAAAGAGATGGCAGACGAGGATCCCGAATTCGCTGCAGAAGTTGTGCAGCTGGAGGAGCAGATTCCTGCGGCACAGGAGCGGCTGCGCCGTCTGTTGATCCCTCGTGATCCGGACGATGCCCGCAACGTCATCCTTGAGGTCAAGGGTGGCGAAGGCGGCGACGAAGCTGCGTTGTTCGCCGGTGACCTTCTCCGTATGTACATGCGGTACGCCGAGTCGCGGGGCTGGAAGACTGAGATGATCTCCGCTAACGAATCCGATCTTGGTGGATACAAGGACGTTGCCGTGGCCATCAAGGGCAACTCGAACGACCCCGCGGAGGGCGTGTTTGCGCGACTGAAGTTCGAAGGCGGCGTGCACCGGGTGCAGCGTGTTCCGGTGACAGAGTCCCAAGGCCGTATCCACACATCCGCGGCAGGTGTCCTGGTGCTTCCCGAAGTGGATGAACCCGAAGAACTTGAAATCAACCAGAACGACCTCAAGATCGACGTCTACCGTTCCTCCGGTCCTGGTGGCCAGTCCGTGAACACCACTGACTCCGCAGTTCGAATCACCCACTTGCCTACGGGCATCGTGGTGGCCATGCAGAACGAAAAGTCGCAGCTGCAGAACCGCGAAGCCGGCATGCGCGTTCTCCGTGCGCGTCTTCTGGCCCACCAGCAGGAACAGATCGACGCCGCCAACTCCGAACAGCGCAAGTCGCAGATCCGTACGATGGACCGCTCAGAGCGCATCCGCACCTACAACTTCCCGGAAAACCGCATTGCGGACCACCGCACTGGGTATAAGGCATACAACCTCGACGCCGTGATGAATGGTGACCTGGAACCCGTTATCCAGTCGGCAATTGAAGCGGACGAGCAGTCGCGACTGGACGCCCTGGGCGAGTAG
- a CDS encoding L-threonylcarbamoyladenylate synthase, whose amino-acid sequence MTTTYNCTSDDQRAEGLQHAQRAISEKKCIVLPTDTVYGIAADAFSPLAVTMLLASKGRSRQMPPPVLIPRINALDGLASDVSANARALAQAFWPGGLTLILHAQPSLDWDLGDTKGTVALRMPDDELALELLGLTGPLAVSSANRTGQEAAQTASEARLQLADSVEVYLEGGFRPVKGTAALPSTIVDATSEPFRVVREGAISLERLREVVPSVLGVDEPAPSAAPAAAETEAAEQEEPVSEAATSHDAPIEVTEAPAVEDPAAAVSASAPDAPREAKPE is encoded by the coding sequence GTGACCACAACCTACAATTGCACTTCCGATGACCAGCGGGCTGAAGGACTTCAACACGCGCAGCGTGCCATCAGCGAAAAGAAGTGCATCGTGCTGCCGACGGACACCGTGTACGGCATTGCCGCTGACGCCTTTTCCCCCTTGGCCGTGACAATGTTGTTGGCCTCCAAGGGCCGTAGCCGGCAAATGCCCCCACCGGTGCTGATTCCCCGCATCAATGCCCTGGACGGACTCGCGAGCGATGTATCCGCCAATGCCAGGGCCTTGGCACAGGCATTCTGGCCTGGTGGCCTGACGCTCATCCTCCACGCCCAGCCGTCTTTGGATTGGGATCTGGGTGATACCAAGGGCACTGTTGCCCTGCGGATGCCTGACGACGAACTCGCGCTGGAGCTCCTGGGCCTTACTGGGCCGCTGGCTGTTTCATCGGCCAACCGGACAGGGCAGGAAGCAGCGCAGACCGCTTCAGAGGCCCGGCTCCAGCTGGCAGATTCCGTGGAGGTTTACCTTGAAGGCGGCTTCCGGCCCGTGAAAGGTACTGCTGCCCTGCCTTCCACCATCGTGGATGCAACCTCAGAACCCTTCAGGGTGGTACGCGAAGGCGCTATCTCCCTGGAGCGATTGCGTGAAGTTGTTCCTTCCGTCCTCGGCGTTGACGAGCCTGCACCTTCCGCTGCGCCGGCAGCAGCAGAAACAGAAGCAGCAGAACAGGAAGAACCTGTCTCCGAAGCGGCCACCTCACACGACGCACCCATCGAAGTAACGGAAGCACCCGCCGTCGAGGATCCCGCAGCCGCTGTTTCAGCATCGGCACCCGACGCTCCACGTGAAGCCAAACCCGAATGA
- a CDS encoding WecB/TagA/CpsF family glycosyltransferase gives MIPDRQRVPVLDVDATPLRVNELIDALHGLIATGTTRTVLGHNLHSITLFHSCADFRSLYDQSSVILLDGAPVAMLWGLAHKRQLKPLGQGPMAYRLGSMDWIPALGGVKGLERVAVIGAGRAANTQAVARLRTIIPDATVDGMPGEGWDDELEMAVVEWLDRFRPQLVLLGLGMPLQETVLQRRLTQFPPAVYCAVGGAIEQVAGVQKLAPRWLGRLGLEWAWRLVLHPGRVAYRVFVEPWKLAGLLIRRHFQPSQTKGK, from the coding sequence ATGATTCCGGACCGCCAGCGCGTCCCCGTCCTTGACGTCGACGCGACTCCGCTGCGCGTCAACGAATTGATCGATGCCTTGCACGGACTCATCGCCACCGGAACCACCCGTACTGTGCTCGGCCACAATCTTCACAGCATTACGCTGTTTCATTCCTGTGCAGATTTCCGTTCACTTTACGATCAAAGCTCGGTCATCCTTCTTGACGGTGCCCCGGTAGCCATGCTTTGGGGATTGGCTCACAAACGGCAACTAAAACCGTTGGGACAGGGCCCCATGGCATATCGCCTCGGGTCCATGGACTGGATCCCGGCACTCGGGGGAGTAAAGGGTTTGGAAAGGGTGGCCGTGATCGGCGCGGGACGGGCTGCAAATACGCAGGCTGTGGCCAGGCTGCGCACGATTATTCCGGACGCAACGGTAGATGGCATGCCCGGCGAAGGATGGGACGACGAGTTGGAAATGGCGGTCGTCGAGTGGTTGGATCGATTCCGTCCTCAGCTGGTGCTGCTGGGCCTTGGCATGCCGCTCCAGGAGACGGTCCTGCAGCGACGACTCACTCAGTTTCCGCCCGCCGTGTATTGTGCCGTTGGCGGTGCCATTGAACAGGTGGCCGGCGTCCAGAAGCTCGCGCCGCGTTGGCTCGGGCGCCTTGGGCTCGAATGGGCGTGGCGCCTGGTTCTCCATCCGGGCCGTGTTGCCTACAGAGTTTTTGTTGAACCATGGAAGTTGGCGGGCCTGCTGATTCGGCGGCACTTCCAGCCATCCCAGACCAAAGGCAAGTAA
- the thrB gene encoding homoserine kinase, producing the protein MEQTQPTATDRQLVAAGQRLTVKVPGTSANLGPGYDSLGLALSIYDTLTVETLTTGELEFELSGEGADTLPRDSSHLVVRAIDLALERLGFRHSGLRITADNVNPHGRGLGSSASAVVAAVTAANALVPQEAQQDLDWILQLTSEMEGHPDNVAPAIFGGLALSWQDSEQYSSTRAEVARTVVPVVAVPDYELSTETARGLLPASVGHHAAAMNSGRAALLIHALTTQPEFLLPGTEDYLHQSYRAEAMRPSADLIAALRTAGHAAVVSGAGPTVMVLANGPGEAATVAEFIEAFTGANTPNVGWRVMTLAVDVEGARVEVHRR; encoded by the coding sequence GTGGAACAAACGCAGCCCACCGCGACCGATCGTCAACTCGTCGCGGCAGGCCAGCGGCTGACCGTCAAGGTCCCCGGTACGAGCGCCAACCTGGGTCCCGGCTACGACAGCCTCGGCTTGGCCCTGTCCATTTATGACACCTTGACGGTGGAAACGCTCACCACCGGAGAGCTCGAATTCGAGCTCTCCGGTGAGGGCGCCGATACTCTTCCGCGCGACTCCAGCCACTTGGTGGTGCGTGCGATCGACCTCGCCTTGGAACGTTTGGGTTTCCGCCACTCCGGTCTAAGGATCACGGCCGACAACGTTAATCCGCATGGACGAGGGCTGGGTTCCTCGGCGTCCGCAGTTGTAGCAGCCGTTACGGCGGCCAATGCCTTGGTTCCACAAGAGGCGCAGCAGGATCTCGACTGGATCCTGCAGTTGACCAGCGAAATGGAAGGCCACCCGGACAACGTCGCCCCCGCCATTTTCGGCGGACTGGCGCTCTCTTGGCAGGACAGCGAGCAGTACAGCAGTACTCGTGCTGAAGTAGCCCGGACCGTAGTTCCCGTGGTGGCCGTTCCGGATTACGAACTCTCCACCGAAACTGCCCGCGGACTCTTGCCCGCGTCTGTGGGCCACCATGCTGCTGCAATGAACTCCGGACGCGCAGCATTGCTTATCCACGCGCTGACAACACAGCCGGAATTCCTGCTGCCCGGTACCGAAGACTACCTTCACCAGAGCTACCGGGCCGAAGCCATGAGGCCCAGCGCGGACCTTATTGCGGCGCTGCGGACGGCCGGTCACGCTGCCGTGGTTTCCGGTGCCGGTCCTACTGTCATGGTCCTGGCCAATGGGCCGGGCGAAGCGGCAACCGTTGCCGAATTCATCGAGGCATTTACTGGTGCCAACACACCGAACGTCGGTTGGCGCGTGATGACGCTGGCTGTGGACGTTGAAGGTGCTAGAGTGGAAGTGCACCGGCGGTAA
- the rho gene encoding transcription termination factor Rho, which translates to MTETTELASAVDTTTSAAESSTAATTKSSGLAGLKLAQLQALASQLGISGGSRMRKGDLVTAISAHRAGTSTAKAPAKASTKAATAPKAAPVADVKVAEKSAPAADASAEAPVQEAPRGRGRGRSRRATSDGVVSATEAAASAEAPAAPVAEPEAAPEVSEAGTERRQPRTRNRRRSEAAAAPDETAEAPAAEQRPERAEQREQRAERTEQREQRGERTEQREQRGERTEQRAERTEQRTEQREQRAERTEQRTEQREQRAERTEQREQADSGDQSRERRDSRGRREDTNDLEDGGNRRNRRNRRDRNDQNERSDRRGAQDSRDGNTRSDRFRDRNERRRGRAQGPDVDDIEVTEDDVLLPVAGILDVLENYAFIRTSGYLPGANDVYVSLAQVKKYNLRKGDAVVGAIRAPREGEDRNQQSSRQKFNALVRVTSVNGKTPEELKDRVEFAKLVPLYPSERLRLETDPKKIGPRVIDLVAPIGKGQRGLIVSPPKAGKTLILQSIANAITTNNPEVHLMMVLVDERPEEVTDMQRTVKGEVIASTFDRPADDHTTVAELSIERAKRLVEMGMDVVVLLDSMTRLGRAYNLAAPASGRILSGGVDSAALYPPKRFFGAARNIENGGSLTILATALVETGSKMDEVIFEEFKGTGNMELRLSRQLADKRIFPAVDVNASGTRREENLLSPEEVKIMWKLRRVLSGLEQQQSLELLTNKIRETQSNVEFLMQVQKTTLGAKSDNDK; encoded by the coding sequence GTGACAGAAACCACTGAGCTGGCTTCAGCTGTGGACACAACAACTTCTGCTGCCGAGTCGTCAACAGCAGCAACCACCAAGAGCAGCGGCCTTGCCGGCCTTAAGCTCGCCCAGCTCCAGGCTCTTGCCAGCCAGCTGGGGATCTCCGGTGGGTCCCGTATGCGTAAGGGGGACTTGGTAACAGCCATTTCCGCCCATCGTGCCGGGACTTCTACCGCCAAGGCCCCGGCCAAGGCATCGACGAAGGCAGCCACCGCGCCCAAGGCAGCGCCGGTCGCCGACGTCAAGGTTGCGGAGAAGAGCGCGCCTGCTGCTGACGCAAGCGCCGAGGCGCCGGTCCAGGAAGCCCCTCGTGGACGTGGACGTGGCCGTAGTCGCCGCGCCACCAGCGATGGTGTTGTGTCCGCAACAGAGGCCGCTGCATCCGCTGAAGCGCCGGCCGCGCCGGTTGCAGAGCCCGAGGCAGCGCCGGAAGTCAGCGAAGCCGGCACCGAGCGTCGCCAGCCCCGCACCCGTAACCGTCGCCGCAGCGAGGCTGCTGCAGCTCCCGACGAAACTGCAGAAGCCCCGGCTGCTGAGCAGCGTCCCGAGCGCGCTGAACAGCGTGAACAGCGCGCCGAGCGGACTGAGCAGCGTGAACAGCGCGGCGAACGGACCGAACAGCGTGAACAGCGCGGCGAACGGACCGAACAGCGCGCCGAGCGCACTGAACAGCGTACCGAGCAGCGCGAACAGCGTGCCGAGCGCACTGAACAGCGTACCGAGCAGCGCGAACAGCGTGCCGAGCGCACTGAACAGCGCGAACAGGCCGACTCTGGCGATCAGTCCCGTGAACGTCGTGACTCCCGCGGCCGCCGCGAGGACACCAACGACCTCGAAGACGGCGGCAACCGCCGCAATCGCCGCAACCGCCGTGATCGCAACGATCAGAACGAACGCAGCGACCGTCGTGGCGCTCAGGACAGCAGGGACGGCAACACCCGCAGCGACCGCTTCCGCGACCGCAACGAGCGCCGCCGTGGCCGTGCACAGGGGCCGGATGTTGACGACATCGAGGTTACCGAAGACGATGTTCTGCTCCCCGTAGCAGGCATCCTGGACGTCCTGGAGAACTACGCATTCATCCGTACCTCCGGCTACCTCCCCGGTGCAAACGACGTCTACGTTTCCCTGGCACAGGTCAAGAAGTACAACCTCCGCAAGGGCGACGCCGTCGTTGGCGCCATCCGTGCACCCCGCGAAGGTGAAGACCGCAACCAGCAGTCTTCGCGCCAGAAGTTCAACGCCCTTGTTCGTGTGACTTCGGTCAACGGCAAGACTCCTGAAGAACTCAAGGACCGCGTGGAGTTCGCCAAACTGGTGCCGCTGTACCCGTCCGAGCGCCTGCGCCTGGAAACAGACCCCAAGAAGATCGGTCCGCGTGTCATCGACCTCGTGGCTCCGATCGGCAAGGGCCAGCGTGGCCTGATCGTCTCCCCGCCCAAGGCCGGAAAGACGCTCATCCTGCAGTCCATTGCGAACGCGATCACCACCAACAATCCTGAGGTCCACCTCATGATGGTGTTGGTTGACGAACGTCCCGAAGAAGTCACGGACATGCAGCGCACCGTCAAGGGTGAGGTCATTGCCTCCACCTTCGACCGTCCCGCAGACGACCACACCACGGTTGCCGAGCTCTCCATCGAGCGCGCCAAGCGCCTCGTTGAAATGGGCATGGACGTTGTGGTCCTCCTGGACTCCATGACCCGCCTGGGCCGCGCCTACAACCTGGCAGCACCGGCCTCCGGCCGCATCCTGTCCGGTGGTGTGGACTCCGCAGCGTTGTACCCGCCGAAGCGCTTCTTCGGCGCCGCCCGCAACATCGAAAACGGTGGCTCACTGACCATCCTGGCAACGGCGCTCGTAGAGACCGGCTCCAAGATGGACGAAGTCATCTTCGAGGAGTTCAAGGGCACCGGCAACATGGAGCTCCGCCTGTCCCGCCAGCTGGCAGACAAGCGCATCTTCCCGGCCGTGGACGTCAACGCGTCCGGTACGCGCCGCGAAGAGAACCTGCTCTCGCCTGAAGAAGTCAAGATCATGTGGAAGCTGCGCCGCGTCCTTTCAGGCCTTGAGCAGCAGCAGAGCCTTGAGCTGCTGACCAACAAGATCCGGGAGACGCAGAGCAACGTCGAGTTCCTCATGCAGGTTCAGAAGACGACGCTCGGAGCGAAGTCGGACAACGACAAATAG
- the prmC gene encoding peptide chain release factor N(5)-glutamine methyltransferase — protein sequence MTIFPGQSLADAVREATAVLSDAGVPTPRVDAELLAEHLLGVGLGRLRAMLLGDSPAPEGYAELVAERAGRVPLQHITGVAYFRHLELQVGPGVFIPRPETESVVQLVIDHVAGMSHPKIVDLGTGSGAIAGSIAQEVPGAEVHAVEFSTFAHAWASRNLEPLGVSLIQGDLRDALPEHNGSFDVVVSNPPYIPAEAIPNEPEVALHDPPEALYGGGADGMELPTAAAASAGRLLKPGGYFVMEHAEVQADWISGMLRRAGRWQDITTHFDLNGKERATSAVLANKAPDE from the coding sequence ATGACGATTTTCCCCGGCCAGAGCCTCGCGGATGCTGTTCGCGAGGCCACTGCGGTTTTGTCCGACGCCGGAGTCCCCACCCCGCGCGTCGATGCCGAACTTCTTGCGGAGCACCTGTTGGGAGTGGGGCTGGGCCGGTTGCGGGCAATGCTGCTGGGGGATTCCCCCGCCCCTGAAGGCTACGCCGAACTGGTGGCCGAGCGTGCCGGACGCGTACCGCTTCAGCACATCACCGGCGTCGCGTATTTCCGCCACCTTGAGTTGCAGGTGGGGCCGGGTGTGTTCATTCCCCGGCCCGAAACGGAATCCGTTGTCCAGCTTGTCATCGACCACGTGGCTGGCATGTCCCACCCTAAGATCGTGGACCTCGGGACGGGTTCCGGAGCCATTGCCGGTTCAATCGCCCAGGAGGTTCCAGGTGCCGAAGTCCATGCTGTGGAGTTCAGCACTTTTGCCCATGCCTGGGCCAGCAGGAACCTTGAACCGCTGGGTGTCTCGCTGATCCAGGGCGATCTCAGGGATGCCTTGCCTGAACACAACGGCTCCTTTGACGTTGTGGTGTCCAATCCTCCGTACATCCCTGCCGAAGCCATCCCGAACGAGCCCGAAGTTGCCCTGCATGATCCGCCCGAAGCACTGTACGGTGGGGGAGCGGATGGCATGGAACTCCCGACGGCGGCAGCAGCCTCTGCAGGCCGCCTCCTGAAACCTGGCGGCTACTTCGTGATGGAACACGCAGAAGTCCAGGCCGATTGGATCAGCGGCATGTTGCGTCGAGCGGGACGTTGGCAGGACATCACCACGCACTTTGACCTCAACGGCAAGGAACGTGCCACGAGCGCAGTGCTGGCAAACAAGGCTCCTGATGAGTGA